A genomic stretch from Symbiobacterium terraclitae includes:
- a CDS encoding regulatory protein RecX — protein sequence MRDQRGTGSAGPRRRKGTGRRPVDPEALRAVSGRITALEEQRDPERRSLFVDGEFVLGLHLETILRCRLKVGQDVDGEALWQAYALDLEKQAWEAGLRLLAAAPRTRRELARRLGRTYPPETVERVVARLADAGWLDDRAFAANYVRSHPDFGARRLLADLARKGVDRAVAAAVVQEERGEEEAVEQARAVAAARLRRMGQVDRLTAGRRLAGYLARRGFGPEAVRAALEPLLRDLPAPAVPGRSGLRTAPRGAGWRRKPGAALYGGEESDA from the coding sequence ATGCGTGACCAGAGGGGGACCGGCAGCGCCGGTCCCCGCCGGCGTAAGGGGACCGGGCGCAGGCCGGTGGACCCGGAGGCGCTGCGCGCCGTCTCCGGCCGCATCACCGCGCTCGAGGAGCAGCGCGACCCCGAGCGGCGCTCGCTCTTCGTCGACGGCGAGTTCGTCCTGGGGCTCCACCTGGAGACCATCCTGCGCTGCCGCCTCAAGGTGGGCCAGGACGTGGACGGGGAAGCGCTCTGGCAGGCTTACGCCCTCGACCTGGAGAAGCAGGCCTGGGAAGCCGGGCTGCGGCTGCTGGCTGCGGCGCCCCGGACCCGGCGGGAGCTCGCCCGCCGGCTGGGCCGCACCTACCCGCCCGAGACGGTGGAGCGGGTTGTCGCGCGCCTGGCGGACGCAGGCTGGCTCGACGACCGCGCCTTCGCGGCCAATTACGTGCGGTCCCACCCGGACTTCGGTGCCCGGCGGCTGCTGGCCGACCTCGCCCGCAAGGGCGTGGACCGGGCTGTAGCCGCGGCGGTGGTTCAGGAGGAGCGGGGCGAGGAGGAGGCCGTGGAGCAGGCCCGTGCGGTGGCTGCGGCCCGCCTGAGGCGAATGGGCCAGGTGGACCGCCTGACGGCCGGGCGGCGGCTGGCCGGTTACCTCGCCCGGCGCGGCTTCGGCCCCGAGGCGGTGCGGGCGGCGCTGGAGCCGCTGCTGCGCGACCTGCCCGCCCCCGCCGTCCCCGGCCGCTCCGGCCTCCGCACCGCACCCCGGGGTGCGGGATGGCGCCGAAAACCCGGTGCGGCCCTGTATGGCGGGGAGGAGAGCGACGCATAA
- the recA gene encoding recombinase RecA, whose product MALEAGKQKAIEMALAQIEKQFGKGSIMRLGEQMAKLNIEVIPTGSVALDVALGVGGLPRGRITEIYGPESSGKTTVALHVIAEAQKAGGVAAFVDAEHALDPVYARALGVDIDNLLISQPDTGEQALEITETLVRSGAVDVVVVDSVAALVPKAEIEGEMGDSFVGLQARLMSQALRKLTGAISKSKCVCIFINQIREKVGVMFGNPETTPGGRALKFYATVRLEVRKSETLKNGQEVVGSRTRVKVVKNKVAPPFKQAEFDILYGQGISKEGSLIDIGVELNPPVIVKSGAWFSYGDQRIGQGKENAREWLRQHPEVAAEIEQKIRERLMVGAAPVRSATDDVPDYDA is encoded by the coding sequence ATGGCACTGGAAGCGGGAAAGCAGAAGGCCATAGAGATGGCCCTGGCCCAGATTGAGAAGCAGTTCGGCAAGGGTTCGATCATGCGGCTCGGCGAGCAGATGGCCAAGCTGAACATCGAGGTGATCCCCACCGGCTCCGTGGCGCTGGACGTGGCGCTGGGCGTCGGCGGCCTGCCCCGCGGCCGGATCACGGAGATCTACGGCCCCGAGTCCTCTGGCAAGACGACGGTGGCGCTGCACGTCATCGCCGAGGCGCAGAAGGCGGGCGGCGTGGCGGCCTTCGTCGACGCGGAGCACGCCCTGGACCCGGTCTACGCCAGGGCCCTGGGGGTCGACATCGACAACCTGCTGATCTCCCAGCCCGACACCGGCGAGCAGGCGCTCGAGATCACCGAGACGCTGGTGCGCTCCGGCGCGGTGGACGTGGTCGTGGTCGACTCGGTCGCGGCGCTGGTGCCCAAGGCCGAGATCGAGGGCGAGATGGGCGACTCGTTCGTCGGCCTGCAGGCCCGCCTCATGTCGCAGGCGCTGCGCAAGCTGACCGGCGCGATCTCCAAGTCCAAGTGCGTCTGCATCTTCATCAACCAGATCCGCGAGAAGGTCGGCGTGATGTTCGGCAACCCCGAGACCACGCCGGGCGGCCGAGCCCTGAAGTTCTATGCCACGGTGCGGCTCGAGGTGCGGAAGTCCGAGACCCTGAAGAACGGCCAGGAGGTGGTCGGCTCCCGCACGCGCGTCAAGGTCGTGAAGAACAAGGTCGCCCCGCCCTTCAAGCAGGCCGAGTTCGACATCCTCTACGGCCAGGGCATCTCCAAGGAAGGCAGCCTGATCGACATCGGCGTGGAGCTGAACCCGCCGGTCATCGTCAAGTCGGGCGCCTGGTTCTCCTACGGCGACCAGCGCATCGGCCAGGGCAAGGAGAACGCCCGCGAGTGGCTGAGGCAGCACCCTGAGGTGGCTGCGGAGATCGAGCAGAAGATCAGGGAGCGGCTGATGGTCGGGGCGGCGCCGGTCAGGTCGGCGACGGACGACGTCCCGGACTACGATGCGTGA